The following proteins are co-located in the Acidobacteriota bacterium genome:
- the rfbB gene encoding dTDP-glucose 4,6-dehydratase, with protein sequence MSTILVTGGAGFIGANFVHHRIANGTGRIVNLDKLTYAGNPENLAGLQGSDRHELVRGDIGDRELVSKLLRTHAPVAVINFAAESHVDRSISGPAAFVETNLVGTFALIDEVKAYWSSLDGDARGAFRFLHVSTDEVYGSLGADDPAFSEATPYAPNSPYSASKAGSDHLVRAYHHTYGLPTLTTNCSNNYGPYQFPEKLIPLIIHNALAGKPLPIYGDGSNVRDWLHVQDHCAAIARVLEAGRPGETYNVGGNSERPNLAVVHTLCGILDALAPRADGQYADLITFVRDRPGHDHRYAIDPTKIRAELAWEPSHTFESGMRQTVQWYLDHQDWVQHVTSGSYRDWITTQYGG encoded by the coding sequence ATGTCTACCATCCTCGTCACGGGCGGTGCCGGCTTCATCGGCGCAAATTTCGTCCATCACCGGATCGCGAACGGCACCGGGCGCATCGTCAACCTGGACAAGCTGACGTATGCCGGCAACCCCGAGAACCTGGCGGGTCTGCAGGGCAGCGATCGACATGAGCTGGTGCGCGGGGATATCGGCGACCGCGAGCTGGTAAGTAAGCTCCTTCGTACGCATGCGCCCGTCGCGGTGATCAACTTCGCCGCCGAAAGTCACGTCGACAGGTCGATCTCGGGGCCGGCGGCGTTCGTCGAGACCAACCTGGTGGGGACGTTCGCCCTCATCGACGAGGTCAAGGCGTACTGGTCGTCGCTCGACGGCGACGCGCGCGGCGCGTTCCGGTTCCTGCACGTGTCGACCGACGAAGTGTACGGATCGCTCGGCGCCGACGATCCGGCGTTCTCCGAGGCGACGCCGTACGCGCCCAACAGCCCGTACTCGGCGTCCAAGGCGGGCTCCGATCATCTGGTGCGCGCGTACCACCACACGTACGGCCTGCCCACGCTCACGACGAACTGTTCGAACAACTACGGGCCGTACCAGTTTCCCGAGAAGCTGATCCCGCTCATCATCCACAACGCGCTCGCGGGCAAGCCGCTGCCGATCTACGGCGATGGCTCCAACGTGCGCGACTGGCTGCACGTGCAGGACCACTGTGCGGCGATCGCACGCGTGCTCGAGGCCGGCCGTCCGGGCGAGACGTACAACGTCGGCGGCAACAGCGAGCGTCCCAACCTCGCGGTGGTCCACACGCTGTGCGGCATCCTCGACGCGCTCGCGCCGCGGGCCGACGGGCAGTACGCCGACCTCATCACGTTCGTGCGCGACAGGCCCGGTCACGACCATCGGTATGCGATCGACCCGACGAAGATCCGCGCGGAGCTGGCGTGGGAACCCTCGCACACCTTCGAGTCGGGCATGCGCCAGACCGTCCAGTGGTATCTCGACCACCAGGACTGGGTGCAGCACGTGACCAGCGGCAGCTACCGCGACTGGATCACCACACAGTACGGCGGGTGA
- a CDS encoding NADH-quinone oxidoreductase subunit N, translating into MMTDLQAIMPILIVTLTAIVTMLAEAFQPRDERVPLGGLGLIGLAGAATASVLLWGRDLTGFGVMRADNFALFFNVTLCVIGALTILFSASVVDRERVPAGEYHILMLFGIAGMMLMAGATDLLVIFLALEVMSLAVYVLTGIRRSSEAGAEAAFKYFVMGAFSSAFFLYGVAFTYGVVGSTRLEQVAATLAGQMNDPGVMAILAVGLLLVGFAFKVSAVPFHMWTPDAYEGAPTLVTGFMSTGVKAAAFAAFIRVFLSSFEPLHAEWAPILSAIAVATMVLGSTVGVAQGNVKRMLAYSSIAHGGYLLVGLIAANSVGKAGMLFYLLAYAITNVAAFGVIALLSTEDHPHDNVRDFAGLWHRRPGMAAVMTIFLLSLGGLPPTAGFVAKWYVFAAAVQEGYFGLAIVGFLTSVVSVYFYLRIVVLMYMSEDVAVDPAPVVPRGAAAGLALATLAIFYMGIVPNTIIDLAVQSVQGLF; encoded by the coding sequence ATGATGACCGACCTGCAGGCAATCATGCCGATTCTCATCGTCACGCTCACCGCGATCGTGACGATGCTGGCCGAGGCGTTCCAGCCGCGCGACGAGCGGGTGCCCCTCGGCGGTCTCGGGCTCATCGGCCTGGCGGGCGCGGCGACCGCGTCGGTGCTCCTGTGGGGACGCGACCTCACCGGCTTCGGCGTGATGCGCGCCGACAACTTCGCGCTGTTCTTCAACGTCACGCTCTGCGTCATCGGCGCCCTGACGATCCTGTTCTCGGCGTCTGTCGTGGATCGCGAGCGTGTGCCGGCGGGTGAGTACCACATCCTGATGCTGTTCGGGATCGCCGGCATGATGTTGATGGCCGGCGCCACCGATCTGCTGGTGATCTTCCTTGCGCTGGAAGTCATGTCGCTGGCGGTGTACGTGCTCACGGGCATCAGGCGCAGCAGCGAGGCCGGCGCCGAAGCGGCCTTCAAGTACTTCGTGATGGGCGCGTTCTCGAGCGCATTCTTCCTGTATGGCGTGGCATTCACGTACGGCGTGGTCGGCAGCACGCGTCTCGAACAGGTGGCGGCGACGCTGGCCGGCCAGATGAACGACCCCGGCGTGATGGCGATCCTCGCCGTCGGCCTCCTGCTGGTGGGCTTCGCGTTCAAGGTGTCGGCGGTGCCGTTCCACATGTGGACGCCAGACGCCTACGAAGGCGCGCCGACGCTGGTCACCGGGTTCATGTCCACGGGCGTGAAGGCGGCGGCGTTTGCGGCGTTCATCCGCGTGTTCCTCTCGTCGTTCGAGCCGCTGCACGCCGAATGGGCCCCCATCCTCTCGGCGATTGCCGTGGCGACCATGGTGCTTGGCTCGACGGTGGGCGTGGCGCAGGGCAACGTGAAGCGCATGCTCGCGTACTCGAGCATCGCGCACGGCGGCTACCTGCTCGTTGGGCTCATCGCGGCCAACTCGGTGGGCAAGGCCGGCATGCTGTTCTACCTGCTGGCGTACGCCATCACCAACGTCGCCGCGTTCGGCGTGATCGCGCTCCTGTCGACCGAGGATCACCCGCACGACAACGTCCGCGACTTCGCGGGCCTCTGGCACCGGCGGCCCGGCATGGCGGCCGTGATGACCATCTTCCTGCTGTCGCTCGGTGGCCTGCCGCCGACGGCGGGCTTCGTGGCGAAGTGGTACGTCTTTGCCGCAGCCGTGCAGGAGGGCTACTTCGGGCTCGCGATCGTCGGCTTCCTCACGAGCGTCGTGTCGGTGTACTTCTACCTGCGGATCGTCGTGCTGATGTACATGTCCGAGGACGTGGCCGTGGACCCGGCACCCGTCGTGCCGCGCGGCGCCGCGGCTGGCCTCGCCCTCGCCACGCTCGCGATCTTCTACATGGGCATCGTCCCCAACACCATCATCGACCTCGCCGTCCAGAGCGTACAGGGCCTGTTCTAG
- a CDS encoding NADH-quinone oxidoreductase subunit M produces MTFPLLTLTVFAPLIGALCLLAIPNKGGEQNGLVRNVALGISLVVFALTLAVWGAFDGTSADFQLVERVPWIPAFGIDYHLGLDGISLWLVVLTGFLTPLALLSSWHGVDRKVKEFCFFVLALEAGMLGVFVALDLFLFYVFWDAMLIPMYFLIGIWGYDQRVYAAVKFILYTMAGSVLMFIAIIGLAVIHAQATGQYSFNLLQLYRLSIDPQTQFWFFLAFALAFLIKVPLFPFHTWLPDAHVQAPTAGSVILAGVLLKMGTYGLIRFAFPLFPDAALQLAPWIGTLAAIGIVYGALVAMVQPDMKKLVAYSSVSHMGVIVLGICASNQQGLQGAIFQMLAHGVSTGGLFLIVGMLSDRRHTRQIAEYGGLKHVTPRLVAVFLLITLASIGMPLTNGFIGEFFSLLGTYRWRPVLAVVATTGVILSAVYMLWMFQRVNYGALTNPKNKTLPDLEPREWAAIGPCVVLAFVMGVFPNIFLTPMAPAVDRLVERLHAQRPAFAEVAVQDSSVSAPADRPAAYADATETRAHDSRVVAPESRVAAADAEVAR; encoded by the coding sequence ATGACCTTTCCGCTCCTCACTCTCACCGTCTTCGCCCCGCTCATCGGTGCGCTGTGTCTGCTGGCCATCCCGAACAAGGGTGGTGAGCAGAACGGGCTCGTCCGCAACGTCGCGCTGGGTATCTCGCTGGTGGTGTTCGCTCTCACGCTGGCGGTCTGGGGCGCGTTCGACGGCACGTCGGCCGACTTCCAGTTGGTGGAGCGCGTGCCGTGGATCCCGGCGTTCGGCATCGACTACCACCTGGGCCTCGACGGCATCAGTCTCTGGCTCGTCGTGCTCACGGGCTTCCTGACGCCGCTCGCGCTGCTGTCGTCGTGGCACGGCGTCGATCGCAAGGTGAAGGAGTTCTGCTTCTTCGTACTCGCGCTCGAAGCCGGCATGCTCGGCGTGTTCGTGGCGCTGGACCTGTTCCTCTTCTACGTCTTCTGGGACGCGATGCTCATCCCGATGTACTTCCTCATCGGGATCTGGGGTTACGACCAGCGCGTGTACGCCGCCGTCAAGTTCATCCTCTACACGATGGCCGGCAGCGTGCTCATGTTCATCGCCATCATCGGGCTGGCGGTCATCCACGCGCAGGCGACGGGGCAGTACAGCTTCAACCTCCTGCAGCTCTATCGCCTCTCGATCGATCCGCAGACGCAGTTCTGGTTCTTCCTGGCCTTCGCGCTCGCGTTCCTGATCAAGGTGCCGCTCTTCCCGTTCCACACGTGGCTGCCCGACGCGCACGTGCAGGCGCCCACCGCGGGCTCGGTCATCCTCGCGGGCGTGCTGCTCAAGATGGGCACGTACGGCCTCATCAGGTTCGCGTTCCCGCTGTTCCCCGATGCGGCGCTGCAACTGGCACCCTGGATTGGCACGCTCGCCGCGATCGGTATCGTGTACGGCGCGCTCGTCGCCATGGTGCAGCCCGACATGAAGAAGCTCGTGGCGTACTCGTCGGTGAGCCACATGGGCGTGATCGTGCTGGGCATCTGCGCGTCGAACCAGCAGGGCTTGCAGGGCGCGATCTTCCAGATGCTCGCGCACGGCGTGAGCACGGGCGGCCTCTTCCTCATCGTCGGGATGCTGTCTGACAGGCGCCATACGCGGCAGATCGCCGAATACGGCGGACTGAAGCACGTGACGCCGCGGCTCGTGGCCGTGTTCCTGCTCATCACCCTGGCCTCCATCGGCATGCCGCTCACCAACGGGTTCATCGGCGAATTCTTCTCGCTGCTCGGCACGTACCGCTGGCGGCCCGTGCTGGCCGTTGTCGCGACGACGGGTGTGATCCTGTCGGCGGTCTACATGCTGTGGATGTTCCAGCGTGTGAACTACGGCGCGCTCACCAACCCGAAGAACAAGACGTTGCCCGACCTCGAGCCGCGCGAGTGGGCCGCCATCGGCCCGTGCGTCGTGCTCGCGTTCGTCATGGGCGTGTTCCCCAACATCTTCCTGACGCCGATGGCGCCGGCCGTGGATCGGCTGGTCGAGCGGCTGCACGCGCAGCGCCCCGCCTTCGCCGAGGTGGCAGTGCAGGACTCTTCCGTCTCGGCTCCGGCGGACAGGCCCGCCGCCTACGCCGACGCGACCGAGACGCGAGCACACGACTCCCGAGTCGTGGCGCCCGAATCCCGCGTGGCGGCGGCTGACGCGGAGGTGGCCCGATGA
- the nuoL gene encoding NADH-quinone oxidoreductase subunit L, translated as MLALIILVPFIGFLINAFLGRRLSKAVSGGVAVGALLVSFGLSLASAAQIFGAPADHRVIEQTLWTWMTSGDFTVPVTLRLDPLSTLMILVITGIGSLIHIYSTSYMHEERDSEYARYFSYLNLFVSFMLTLVLGASFPIMFVGWEGVGLCSYLLIGFWYTKKSAGDAGKKAFIVNRIGDFAFILGMFGAFTAFGTLDFKAIAEQVAAMPVEVTWGALSVTTLLFFIGATGKSAQIPLYVWLPDAMEGPTPVSALIHAATMVTAGVYMIGRNAELFAHTPETLQVVAVIGALTALMAGTIGLVQNDIKRVLAYSTVSQLGYMFLAMGVGAYSAGVFHLYTHAFFKALMFLGSGSVIHAMAGEQDMRRMGGLKKYMPVTYWTFVIGAAAIAGVPLLSGFFSKDEILFQTYYTGHTGLWVIGALTGLLTACYMFRLIFMTFHGEERFSSAPEDGHDAHGDHAHSSPSPGVADGHDHDHDHDHDHGHGHGHVHPHESPWPMAMPLVVLALGSVLAGYVGVPHALGGSNAIETFLHSSFHPSSVVSDVSHHGEVLSDTMGHGEAAAHGGVEGHDDPAKTQTELALMGVSTVLAFVGIGLAAFFFLKRPDAADGAAESLAPVHRLLLNKYYVDEIYDAAVVHPLRDGSTSVLWKTIDVRVIDGVVNGTGYLVRESAGALRLLQTGSLRVYAASLLTGVLLVLGYFLAR; from the coding sequence ATGCTCGCGCTCATCATCCTCGTTCCGTTCATCGGATTCCTGATCAACGCCTTCCTCGGACGGCGCCTGTCCAAGGCCGTGTCCGGCGGCGTGGCCGTCGGCGCGCTGCTCGTGTCGTTCGGCCTGTCGCTGGCGTCTGCCGCGCAGATCTTCGGCGCGCCTGCCGATCATCGCGTCATCGAGCAGACGCTCTGGACGTGGATGACGTCGGGCGACTTCACCGTCCCCGTCACGCTGCGGCTCGATCCGCTGTCGACGCTGATGATTCTCGTCATCACCGGCATCGGCTCGCTGATCCACATCTACTCGACGAGTTACATGCACGAGGAGCGCGACAGCGAGTACGCGCGCTACTTCTCGTACCTGAACCTCTTCGTGTCGTTCATGCTCACGCTGGTGCTGGGCGCGAGCTTCCCGATCATGTTCGTGGGCTGGGAAGGCGTGGGCCTCTGCTCCTACCTGCTCATCGGGTTCTGGTACACGAAGAAGTCAGCGGGCGACGCCGGCAAGAAGGCGTTCATCGTGAACCGCATCGGCGACTTCGCGTTCATCCTCGGCATGTTCGGCGCCTTCACGGCGTTCGGTACGCTCGACTTCAAGGCCATCGCCGAGCAGGTCGCCGCGATGCCCGTGGAAGTGACGTGGGGCGCGCTGTCGGTGACCACGCTGCTGTTCTTCATCGGCGCGACGGGCAAGTCGGCGCAGATCCCGCTGTACGTCTGGCTGCCCGACGCGATGGAAGGTCCCACGCCCGTGTCGGCGCTCATCCACGCGGCCACGATGGTCACGGCAGGCGTGTACATGATCGGCCGCAACGCGGAACTCTTCGCGCACACGCCCGAGACGCTGCAGGTGGTGGCCGTGATCGGCGCGTTGACGGCGCTGATGGCCGGCACCATCGGCCTCGTGCAGAACGACATCAAGCGCGTGCTCGCGTACTCGACGGTGTCACAGCTCGGGTACATGTTCCTGGCGATGGGCGTCGGCGCGTACTCGGCCGGCGTGTTCCACCTCTACACGCACGCGTTCTTCAAGGCGCTGATGTTCCTCGGATCCGGCTCGGTGATCCACGCGATGGCTGGCGAACAGGACATGCGCAGGATGGGCGGGCTGAAGAAGTACATGCCCGTCACGTACTGGACGTTCGTGATCGGCGCGGCCGCGATCGCCGGCGTGCCGCTGCTCTCGGGCTTCTTCAGCAAGGACGAGATCCTCTTCCAGACGTACTACACGGGCCACACGGGCCTGTGGGTGATCGGCGCGCTGACGGGGCTGCTGACGGCCTGCTACATGTTCCGGTTGATCTTCATGACCTTCCACGGCGAAGAGCGCTTCTCCTCGGCTCCGGAGGATGGACATGACGCCCATGGTGACCACGCGCACTCCTCGCCTTCGCCCGGGGTTGCGGATGGACACGACCATGACCATGACCATGACCATGACCATGGACATGGTCACGGCCATGTCCACCCGCATGAGTCACCCTGGCCGATGGCCATGCCGCTCGTCGTCCTCGCGCTCGGTTCGGTGCTCGCCGGCTACGTCGGCGTTCCCCACGCCCTCGGCGGCAGCAACGCCATCGAAACGTTTCTCCACTCCAGTTTTCATCCATCGTCAGTTGTGAGCGACGTCAGTCACCATGGCGAAGTCCTGAGCGACACCATGGGCCATGGCGAAGCCGCGGCCCATGGTGGAGTCGAAGGGCATGACGATCCCGCGAAGACGCAGACCGAGCTCGCGTTGATGGGCGTGTCGACGGTGCTCGCGTTCGTGGGGATCGGCCTCGCGGCGTTCTTCTTCCTGAAACGACCCGACGCGGCGGACGGCGCGGCAGAGAGCCTGGCGCCGGTCCACAGACTGCTGCTGAACAAGTACTACGTTGACGAGATCTACGACGCCGCGGTCGTCCATCCGCTGCGTGATGGTTCGACGTCCGTGCTCTGGAAGACGATCGACGTCCGCGTGATCGACGGCGTCGTCAACGGTACGGGGTATCTGGTGCGCGAGTCGGCGGGGGCGTTGCGCCTGCTGCAGACCGGCTCGTTGCGCGTCTACGCGGCATCGCTCCTCACGGGCGTGCTGCTGGTCCTGGGCTACTTCCTCGCGCGATGA
- the nuoK gene encoding NADH-quinone oxidoreductase subunit NuoK, with amino-acid sequence MITLNHYLILSALLFSIGTAGIFLRRNVITLLLSVEIMLNAVNLTFVALGRHNGSVEGQIITFFVMTVAAAEAAVGLAIVIALFRHRETLTPDAFTSLKW; translated from the coding sequence ATGATCACGCTGAACCACTACCTGATCCTCTCCGCGCTGCTCTTCAGCATCGGGACCGCCGGCATCTTCCTGCGCCGGAACGTCATCACGCTGCTGCTGTCGGTGGAGATCATGCTCAACGCCGTGAACCTGACGTTCGTGGCCCTGGGCCGTCACAACGGATCGGTCGAAGGCCAGATCATCACGTTCTTCGTGATGACGGTGGCGGCCGCCGAGGCGGCCGTCGGCCTGGCGATCGTCATCGCCCTGTTCCGGCACCGGGAGACGCTCACGCCCGACGCCTTCACCTCCCTCAAGTGGTAG
- a CDS encoding NADH-quinone oxidoreductase subunit J, giving the protein MAPWLFYVFATIAVVASLGVVGQRNPMYSVLLLIGSFVALAGLYVGLDSPFVAVTQIVVYAGAIMVLFLFVVMLLNAPREDVAPGAQIPIPGGVKAFGVVLSTSMAGMLFWALGALRAAPIVDDPQAAGRVESVREIGVMLFRDHAFAFEVTSLLILVAMVGAVVLAKKTV; this is encoded by the coding sequence GTGGCCCCCTGGCTCTTCTACGTGTTCGCCACCATCGCCGTCGTCGCGTCGCTCGGCGTGGTCGGGCAGCGCAATCCGATGTACAGCGTCCTGCTGCTCATCGGATCGTTTGTCGCGCTCGCCGGTCTCTACGTCGGCCTCGATTCGCCGTTTGTCGCCGTCACGCAGATCGTCGTCTACGCCGGCGCGATCATGGTGCTCTTCCTGTTCGTGGTGATGCTGCTCAACGCGCCGCGCGAGGACGTGGCGCCCGGCGCGCAGATTCCCATTCCCGGTGGCGTCAAGGCGTTCGGCGTCGTCTTGTCGACGTCGATGGCCGGGATGCTGTTCTGGGCGCTCGGGGCGTTGCGCGCGGCGCCGATCGTCGACGATCCGCAGGCCGCCGGACGCGTCGAGTCGGTGCGCGAGATCGGCGTGATGCTGTTCCGCGACCACGCCTTCGCATTCGAAGTCACGTCGCTCCTCATCCTCGTCGCCATGGTCGGGGCCGTCGTCCTGGCCAAGAAGACCGTCTGA
- the nuoH gene encoding NADH-quinone oxidoreductase subunit NuoH, with product MPTITPSLVFQFTLLLVVFFALQISAAVLVYFERKISGWAQQRVGPNRVGPLGLLQPLADIVKLIFKEELRPQAADKWLFYLAPILSATTAFAAFAVIPFGPPTTFFGLLETPVPLQVADLNVAVLVIFAITSMGVYGIVLAGWASNSKYSLLGGLRSAAQMISYELAYGMALASVLVIANSLSLREIVDQQAGAWWLFGVLPVPAWYVFLAPVGFFIFFVAGIAETNRAPFDFPEAEQELVAGYHTEYSSMSFALFFLAEYVNMVVVCGVTVSLFLGGFHFPGLPDWLGPLWFLLKLAVLLFFYIWMRWTLPRYRYDQLMDFGWKRLLPLAIVNLLVTAAGVLYWS from the coding sequence GTGCCGACGATCACTCCCAGTCTCGTCTTCCAGTTCACGCTGCTCCTCGTCGTCTTCTTCGCGCTGCAGATCTCGGCAGCCGTGCTCGTCTACTTCGAGCGGAAGATCTCGGGCTGGGCGCAGCAGCGCGTGGGCCCGAATCGCGTCGGCCCGCTCGGCCTCCTCCAGCCGCTGGCAGACATCGTCAAGCTGATCTTCAAGGAGGAACTGCGCCCGCAGGCCGCCGACAAGTGGCTCTTCTACCTCGCGCCGATCCTCTCGGCCACGACGGCGTTCGCGGCGTTCGCGGTGATCCCGTTCGGCCCGCCGACGACGTTCTTCGGGTTGCTGGAGACGCCGGTGCCGCTGCAGGTCGCGGACCTGAACGTCGCGGTGCTCGTGATCTTCGCCATCACATCGATGGGCGTGTACGGCATCGTGCTCGCGGGCTGGGCGTCCAACAGCAAGTACTCGCTGCTCGGCGGCCTGCGCAGCGCGGCGCAGATGATCAGCTACGAGCTCGCCTACGGCATGGCGCTCGCCTCCGTGCTGGTGATCGCCAATTCGCTCTCGCTGCGCGAGATCGTGGATCAGCAGGCCGGTGCGTGGTGGCTCTTCGGCGTGCTGCCCGTACCCGCGTGGTACGTGTTCCTGGCGCCCGTCGGGTTCTTCATCTTCTTCGTCGCCGGGATCGCGGAGACCAACCGCGCGCCGTTCGACTTCCCTGAAGCCGAACAGGAACTGGTGGCCGGCTATCACACCGAGTACAGCTCGATGTCGTTCGCGCTGTTCTTCCTGGCCGAGTACGTGAACATGGTCGTCGTCTGCGGCGTGACGGTGAGCCTGTTCCTCGGCGGCTTCCATTTTCCGGGCCTGCCCGACTGGCTGGGACCGCTGTGGTTCCTGCTGAAGCTGGCGGTGCTCCTGTTCTTCTACATCTGGATGCGCTGGACCCTGCCGCGCTACCGCTACGACCAGCTGATGGACTTCGGCTGGAAGCGGTTGCTCCCGCTCGCGATCGTCAACCTGCTGGTGACGGCGGCCGGCGTCCTCTACTGGAGCTGA
- the nuoF gene encoding NADH-quinone oxidoreductase subunit NuoF, with amino-acid sequence MFEPVLTKYVNEPNGYTLEFYVEHGGYRAMKTALGMTPDAIVDSVKKSGLRGRGGAGFPTGLKWSFVPKDNPKPKYLCVNADESEPGTFKDHVLLERNPHLLFEGCVIACRAIGARTCYIYIRGEFYHLQKQMEAELAKARAAGYVGKNILGTGEDCDIWIHRGAGAYEAGEETALIESLEGKRAQPRLKPPFPAVVGLYGCPTVVNNVETICNVPIIIEKGAEWYAAIGPEKNTGPKLFCISGHVKRPGVYEGPMDTTLRQLIYDYAGGIRGDRQIKAVIPGGSSTPVLLPDKLDTHLSFDGMAAAGSMLGSAAVIVMDETTSMVWVAKNLIHFYKHESCGKCTPCREGVDWLYKILDKIERGDGEPRDVELLLSVCDSIGGKTLCPFGDAEIAPVLSTIQHFRAEYETYITTGTSPVQSDFRAAEPVGAH; translated from the coding sequence ATGTTCGAGCCGGTCCTGACCAAGTACGTCAACGAGCCGAACGGCTACACGCTGGAGTTCTACGTCGAGCACGGCGGCTACCGGGCGATGAAGACGGCGCTCGGGATGACGCCGGACGCCATCGTCGACAGTGTGAAGAAGTCGGGGCTGCGCGGCCGCGGCGGCGCGGGTTTCCCGACTGGGCTGAAGTGGTCTTTCGTGCCCAAGGACAACCCGAAGCCGAAGTACCTGTGCGTCAACGCCGACGAATCGGAGCCGGGCACGTTCAAGGATCACGTGCTGCTCGAGCGCAATCCGCACCTGCTGTTCGAGGGGTGCGTGATCGCGTGCCGGGCCATCGGCGCCAGGACCTGCTACATCTACATCCGCGGTGAGTTCTACCACTTGCAGAAGCAGATGGAAGCCGAACTCGCCAAGGCGCGGGCCGCCGGGTACGTGGGGAAGAACATCCTCGGCACCGGTGAGGACTGCGACATCTGGATCCACCGCGGTGCCGGCGCGTACGAAGCCGGCGAAGAGACGGCGCTCATCGAGTCGCTCGAAGGCAAGCGCGCGCAGCCGCGCCTCAAGCCGCCGTTCCCGGCCGTGGTCGGGCTCTACGGATGTCCGACCGTGGTCAACAACGTCGAGACGATCTGCAACGTGCCCATCATCATCGAGAAGGGCGCGGAGTGGTACGCGGCCATCGGACCCGAGAAGAACACGGGGCCGAAGCTGTTCTGCATCAGCGGCCACGTGAAGAGGCCCGGCGTGTACGAAGGCCCGATGGACACCACGCTGCGGCAGTTGATCTACGACTACGCCGGTGGCATCCGCGGCGATCGGCAGATCAAGGCCGTGATCCCTGGTGGATCCTCGACCCCCGTCCTGCTGCCCGACAAGCTCGACACGCATCTGAGCTTCGACGGCATGGCGGCCGCCGGCTCGATGCTCGGATCGGCCGCCGTCATCGTCATGGACGAGACGACGAGCATGGTGTGGGTCGCCAAGAACCTGATCCACTTCTACAAGCACGAGTCGTGCGGCAAGTGCACGCCGTGCCGCGAGGGCGTGGACTGGCTCTACAAGATCCTCGACAAGATCGAGCGCGGCGACGGTGAGCCGCGTGACGTGGAACTGCTCCTGAGCGTGTGTGACAGCATCGGTGGCAAGACGCTGTGCCCGTTCGGCGATGCCGAGATCGCGCCGGTGCTGAGCACCATCCAGCACTTCCGCGCCGAATACGAGACCTACATCACGACGGGCACCTCGCCCGTGCAGAGCGACTTCCGCGCGGCAGAGCCCGTGGGCGCCCACTAG
- the nuoE gene encoding NADH-quinone oxidoreductase subunit NuoE, whose product MSFHPQMPYGEGWHKSERFIPEEGQAFAFTPEHRAQLEELCTHYPPERRRSAIISALYMVQAQQGHITGSAMRHVAEVIGCSPAEVEDVVTYYVMFFTKPVGTYVLQVCRTLSCALNGAEKVTAALCKHLHVQPNETTADGMFTVMEFECLGACDRAPVIMVNNEHWHECQQPEDVPALIDGLRSRGLAALSGCHLVKERA is encoded by the coding sequence ATGAGTTTCCATCCGCAGATGCCCTATGGCGAGGGCTGGCACAAGAGCGAGCGCTTCATCCCCGAAGAGGGACAGGCGTTCGCGTTCACGCCGGAGCATCGCGCGCAGCTCGAAGAGCTGTGCACGCACTATCCGCCGGAGCGCCGGCGGTCGGCGATCATCTCGGCGCTCTACATGGTGCAGGCGCAGCAGGGCCACATCACCGGCAGCGCGATGCGTCACGTGGCCGAGGTGATCGGCTGCAGTCCGGCTGAAGTCGAGGACGTCGTCACGTACTACGTGATGTTCTTCACCAAACCGGTCGGCACGTACGTGCTCCAGGTGTGCCGTACGCTGTCGTGCGCGCTCAACGGCGCGGAGAAGGTGACGGCGGCGCTCTGCAAGCACCTCCACGTGCAGCCCAACGAGACGACGGCAGACGGCATGTTCACCGTGATGGAGTTCGAGTGCCTGGGTGCCTGCGACAGGGCGCCCGTGATCATGGTCAACAACGAGCACTGGCACGAATGCCAGCAGCCCGAGGACGTGCCGGCGCTCATCGATGGCCTGCGCTCGCGCGGCCTCGCCGCGCTCTCCGGCTGCCACCTCGTGAAGGAGCGTGCCTGA